One genomic window of Arvicanthis niloticus isolate mArvNil1 chromosome 24, mArvNil1.pat.X, whole genome shotgun sequence includes the following:
- the Rasa4b gene encoding ras GTPase-activating protein 4B: MAKRSSLSIRIVEGKNLPAKDITGSSDPYCIVKVDNEPIIRTATVWKTLCPFWGEEYQVHLPPTFHTVAFYIMDEDALSRDDVIGKVCLTRDTLASHPKGFSGWTHLMEVDPNEEVQGEIHLRLEVLPGVHANRLRCSVLEARDLAPKDRNGASDPFVRVHYNGRTQETSVVKKSCYPRWNETFDFELEKGAPEALLVEVWDWDLVSRNDFLGKVVVNVQRLCSAQQEEGWFRLQPDQSKSCRGKGNLGSLQLEVRLRDETVLPSICYQPLVQLLCQEVKLGTQGPGQLIPVIEETTSADCRQEVATTLLKLFLGQGLAKDFLDLLFQLELGRTSEANTLFRSNSLASKSMESFLKVAGMRYLHGILGPIIDRVFEEKKYVELDPSKVEVKDVGCSGLHRPQTEAEVLEQSAQTLRAHLVALLSAICRSVRACPAVVRATFRQLFRRVRERFPSAQHQNVPFIAVTSFLCLRFFSPAILSPKLFHLRERHADARTSRTLLLLAKAVQNVGNMDTPVSRAKESWMEPLQPTVRQGVVQLKDFITKLVDIEEKEELDLQRALNSLAPPVKEGPLFIHRTKGKGPLASSSFKKLYFSLTTEALSFAKTSSSKKSVFIKLASIRAAEKVEEKSFGSSHVMQVIYADDVGRAQTVYLQCKCVNEMNQWLSALRKVSTNNTGLLGSYHPGIFRGDKWSCCHQKDKTDQGCDKTHSRVTLQEWNDPLDHDLEAQLIYRHLLGVEAALREKHQLLSRATEAGPSPTGRGEAPEDPLGQLLHVLQDLREAHSSSLASPAPREPHHFLELQT, encoded by the exons ATGGCCAAGCGCAGTTCGTTGTCCATCCGAATCGTAGAAGGAAAAAATCTGCCCGCCAAGGACAT CACGGGCAGCAGCGACCCCTACTGCATCGTGAAGGTGGACAATGAACCCATCATCAG GACAGCCACTGTATGGAAGACCCTGTGCCCCTTCTGGGGTGAAGAGTACCAAGTGCATTTACCCCCCACGTTCCACACGGTGGCCTTCTATATCATGGATGAGGATGCCCTTAG CCGGGACGATGTGATCGGGAAGGTTTGCCTCACAAGGGACACGCTAGCCTCTCACCCAAAGG GATTCAGTGGATGGACCCACCTGATGGAGGTGGACCCGAACGAGGAGGTGCAGGGTGAGATCCACCTGCGCCTGGAGGTGCTGCCAGGGGTCCATGCCAACCGGCTGCGCTGCTCGGTGCTTGAGGCCAG GGATTTAGCACCAAAAGACCGGAATGGCGCATCTGACCCTTTTGTCCGAGTGCACTACAATGGCCGGACCCAGGAGACCTCG GTGGTGAAGAAATCCTGCTACCCACGCTGGAATGAGACATTTGATTTTGAGCTGGAAAAGGGAGCCCCGGAAGCACTGCTGGTGGAGGTCTGGGACTGGGATCTTGTTAGCCGGAATGACTTCCTAGGCAAA GTGGTGGTCAATGTCCAGAGACTGTGTTCAGCCCAGCAGGAAGAGGGCTGGTTCCGGCTGCAGCCTGACCAGTCCAAAAGCTGTCGAGGCAA GGGCAACCTGGGCTCCTTGCAGTTGGAGGTGCGGCTTCGGGATGAGACAGTGCTGCCGTCCATCTGTTACCAGCCTCTGGTACAACTGTTGTGCCAGGAGGTGAAGCTGGGCACTCAG GGCCCTGGACAGCTGATTCCCGTCATTGAGGAGACAACCAGTGCTGACTGTCGTCAGGAAGTGGCCACCACTCTGCTCAAGCTCTTCCTGGGGCAGGGGCTGGCCAAGGACTTTCTGGACCTGCTCTTTCAGCTGGAGCTGGGCCGCACCA GTGAGGCCAACACCCTCTTCCGGAGCAATTCTCTGGCCTCAAAGTCCATGGAGTCTTTTCTGAAG GTGGCAGGGATGCGCTATCTGCATGGCATCCTGGGCCCCATCATTGACAGAGTGTTCGAGGAGAAGAAGTACGTGGAGCTGGACCCCAGCAAAGTGGAAGTTAAGGATGTAGG GTGCTCTGGGCTGCACCGCCCACAGACAGAGGCTGAAGTGTTGGAGCAGAGCGCTCAGACGCTGCGTGCCCACTTGGTGGCGCTGCTGAGCGCCATATGCCGCTCGGTTCGCGCGTGCCCAGCTGTGGTCCGGGCCACTTTTCGGCAACTCTTCAGGCGCGTGCGCGAGCGCTTCCCGAGCGCCCAGCACCAG AACGTACCATTCATCGCGGTCACTAGCTTCCTGTGCCTGCGCTTCTTCTCTCCCGCCATCCTGTCACCCAAGCTCTTCCACCTGCGAGAGCGGCATGCAGATGCTCGCACCAGCCGCACGCTACTTCTGTTGGCCAAG GCGGTCCAGAACGTAGGCAATATGGACACACCGGTCTCCAGGGCCAAAGAGTCGTGGATGGAACCACTACAGCCCACAGTGCGCCAGGGTGTGGTGCAGCTGAAGGACTTCATTACGAAGCTCGTGGACatagaggaaaaggaag AGCTGGACCTGCAGCGGGCATTGAACTCGCTGGCACCGCCTGTGAAGGAGGGACCACTGTTtatccacaggaccaaaggcaaAGGCCCTCTTGCGTCCTCCTCGTTCAAGAAACTTTACTTCTCCCTTACCACGGAAGCCCTCAGCTTCGCCAAGACTTCCAGCTCCAAG AAAAGCGTCTTCATCAAGCTGGCCAGCATCCGGGCTGCAGAGAAGGTGGAGGAAAAGAGCTTCGGCAGTTCCCACGTCATGCAAGTCATCTACGCCGATGATGTTGGCCGGGCCCAGACTGTCTACCTGCAGTGCAAG TGTGTGAACGAGATGAACCAGTGGCTGTCTGCACTGCGCAAAGTGAGCACCAACAACACGGGCCTCCTGGGATCATACCACCCTGGCATCTTCCGTGGGGACAAGTGGAGCTGCTGTCACCAGAAGGACAAGACAG atcAGGGATGCGACAAGACCCACTCTCGGGTGACCTTGCAGGAATGGAATGACCCACTGGACCATGACCTTGAGGCTCAGCTCATCTACAGGCACCTGCTAGGCGTGGAGGCTGCTCTTCG GGAAAAGCACCAGCTCCTTAGtcgggcaacagaagcaggccccTCACCCACAGGCCGTGGCGAAG CTCCTGAGGACCCACTAGGCCAGCTGCTTCATGTGCTGCAAGACCTTCGAGAAGCCCACAGTTCCAGCCTGGCTAGCCCAGCACCCAGAGAGCCCCATCACTTTCTAGAGCTACAGACTTGA